The proteins below are encoded in one region of Corallococcus silvisoli:
- the dapB gene encoding 4-hydroxy-tetrahydrodipicolinate reductase — protein MTLKVCLAGATGWAGSELARGIAAVEDLSLTSAVSRGHAGKALGGALGDSRIVTPVFASAKEALSAHACDVFVEYTRADSAKANILAALEHGAHVVVGASGLSDEDYAQVDAVAKERQRGVLACGNFALTVVLLQKFAELAAKYIPTWEIIDYAYAGKPDAPSGTARELAGRLGRVRQPELAVPLEDTLGAREARGTTLAGTQVHSVRLPGFVIGAEVLFGLPDQTLSLRQNSGSSAKPYVDGALLAIRKVSTLVGVHRGLDAVLDL, from the coding sequence ATGACGCTGAAGGTCTGCCTCGCCGGGGCCACGGGATGGGCTGGCTCCGAGCTGGCCCGGGGCATCGCGGCGGTCGAGGACCTGTCGCTGACCAGCGCCGTCTCGCGCGGTCACGCCGGCAAGGCGCTGGGCGGCGCGCTGGGCGACAGCCGCATCGTGACGCCGGTGTTCGCCAGCGCGAAGGAGGCCCTGAGCGCGCACGCCTGCGACGTGTTCGTGGAATACACCCGGGCCGACAGCGCCAAGGCGAACATCCTCGCCGCGCTGGAGCACGGGGCGCACGTCGTGGTGGGCGCGTCGGGGCTGAGCGACGAGGACTACGCGCAGGTCGACGCGGTCGCGAAAGAGCGCCAGCGGGGCGTGCTGGCGTGCGGCAACTTCGCGCTCACGGTGGTGCTGCTCCAGAAGTTCGCGGAGCTGGCGGCGAAGTACATCCCCACCTGGGAGATCATCGACTACGCCTACGCGGGCAAGCCGGACGCCCCCAGCGGCACCGCGCGCGAGCTGGCGGGGCGGCTGGGCCGGGTGCGCCAACCCGAGCTGGCCGTGCCCCTGGAGGACACGCTGGGCGCGCGGGAGGCGCGGGGCACCACCCTGGCGGGGACGCAGGTGCACTCCGTGCGGCTGCCGGGCTTCGTGATTGGCGCGGAGGTGCTCTTCGGCCTGCCGGACCAGACGCTGAGCCTGCGCCAGAACTCGGGCAGCAGCGCGAAGCCCTACGTGGACGGCGCGCTGCTGGCGATCCGCAAGGTGTCCACGCTCGTCGGCGTGCACCGCGGCCTGGATGCGGTCCTCGACCTGTGA